A genome region from Tolypothrix sp. PCC 7712 includes the following:
- a CDS encoding MraY family glycosyltransferase, translating into MNLYNSLKSLGIAEPSGTGWLAVMFTFILAWLVTWRLMPTVRKFALRVGWADQPNARRLNREPLPNAGGLAIYTGVIAALVLATLLRPIELQGVLAQVLTILLGGTILVLVGFIDDQFGLPPSVRMFTQILTALLLVANGIRIEVTFGTPIDYLLSLSLTVFWVVGITNAINLMDGMDGLAGGVSFITAMSLLAVSAQISQKAAATLVLAALGGAALGFLRHNFHPSRIIMGDAGAYFFGYVLAATSILGKLQVTTVFALVPTVLFLLLPVLDTTQVIVRRLMAGKNPMSTPGKDHLHHRLLAWGFSQRRAAFTLWSISLVFNLLAMRMQHLSLVQMLATTLSVILLIGFTIWGRMKRVEAIS; encoded by the coding sequence ATGAATCTATATAACTCCCTGAAATCCCTGGGTATTGCCGAACCAAGCGGCACCGGCTGGTTGGCTGTAATGTTTACGTTTATTTTGGCTTGGTTAGTAACCTGGCGTTTAATGCCGACAGTACGTAAATTTGCTTTGCGGGTGGGTTGGGCCGATCAACCAAACGCACGACGACTGAACCGAGAACCTTTGCCAAATGCAGGGGGATTGGCTATTTACACAGGTGTGATTGCTGCACTGGTATTAGCTACCCTTTTACGACCGATTGAATTGCAAGGTGTATTAGCTCAGGTTTTAACTATCCTTTTGGGAGGAACAATCTTAGTTCTGGTTGGCTTTATTGATGATCAATTTGGCTTACCTCCCTCTGTGCGGATGTTCACTCAAATTCTCACGGCGCTGTTACTAGTTGCTAACGGTATTAGAATCGAAGTTACTTTTGGCACACCCATTGATTATCTCCTTTCCCTATCACTGACAGTATTTTGGGTAGTAGGTATTACCAATGCTATCAACTTGATGGATGGTATGGATGGTTTAGCTGGAGGAGTGAGTTTTATCACTGCGATGAGCCTATTGGCGGTTTCTGCTCAAATTTCCCAAAAAGCAGCCGCAACCTTAGTCCTAGCAGCATTGGGAGGCGCAGCTTTGGGCTTTTTGCGCCATAACTTCCACCCCTCCAGAATTATTATGGGTGATGCTGGAGCCTACTTTTTTGGCTATGTACTAGCGGCGACTAGTATTTTAGGAAAATTGCAAGTAACTACCGTATTTGCACTTGTACCAACAGTATTATTTTTGCTACTTCCAGTACTGGATACAACACAAGTAATTGTGCGAAGGCTGATGGCGGGTAAAAACCCCATGAGTACGCCAGGAAAAGACCATCTTCATCACCGCTTGCTAGCTTGGGGATTCTCTCAACGCCGTGCTGCGTTTACCCTGTGGTCAATTAGCTTAGTTTTTAATTTGTTGGCGATGAGAATGCAGCATTTGTCCTTGGTGCAAATGCTAGCTACAACCTTAAGTGTCATCCTCCTGATTGGCTTTACTATCTGGGGACGAATGAAGAGGGTGGAAGCAATTTCATGA